A genomic segment from Malus domestica chromosome 05, GDT2T_hap1 encodes:
- the LOC103454491 gene encoding BTB/POZ domain-containing protein At1g04390 isoform X2, producing the protein MRPSISKQGTADNSNKGLTGHTCTLHQRLNHALNLGTRINHDKVKKWQCVDIEIQRHVLHSIAAFLDSVSGDTRHHPHVKASVVDIVGALVWMLQSDNGSMLRMAADVTVKLVSIFPKSVLQLYVLELVNPLSSLLSSHQTEVAILSATALNLILSNLSTKSEKDVWEILRKTESVSQVVSNLRFFPGCTKTLKYFQQMALLLSTILWWWPSSRFSVWSDTKLMNGLNEMLKLDIDEKVAVLKLYSSLALCGIGAKKVLESGEILEQMVQCMDNSHPHSIRIEGFKLAQCLVINEEICLLMMSLGYKPIIKAIISGMSEWNSHSRKVSNDQMSLLEEACRLALITRWEGEHHIYMWKQGIDKILLDLLLENFHNQPYKCSMSLDEQMVIAKEGLNANYLLVLRSYIWDILGWLAIHCGEDFNPEREIYINILITCACLTFVDAIQKWHKIYENDIAGAFRRESATRAVSMMIYSPCKYIASKTRFILSEILGLDGGEYLKTLLGFLNNLSSGNYFGVPDKLQIIVYLMGLACYSALPQYQVSGKKCVKTLLAFIRWCLTNNFHLERSSFAPHLHNPFHERICCWVSAEDWEGKDILLFYSLWGLAEWIQHWGCLGNNLDQTSGEMRPIEAQLVSELQDICNNSRTPGVQWYAAYVLSYFGYYGFPSKLGKKIGKALTEKDYADIQLILANGECLRVHGVVLATQCPSLLPSEVLFPSEVTCDESSVTCSMEICKKFCKDIRLSVHVDHQALVMLLEYIYLGYLQAGQELVKKLRTLAKRCNLQSLLQMLYRKRPKWGSAHPSLDLSAALRLSGCRFSDVILEAKTTELLGWTCGICFRSVPHMHVHKVILSSSCDYLRALLQSGMQESHSQTIKSSISWEAMVKLVNCFYCGKLPKPPSGCLWNNMDTEEKLHELQPYVELCWLSEFWLMEDIQTACFDVIISTLSSAKELSIKILQIAANFSLWKLAEVAATYAAPLYRQLCDSGELDALDEMLVEMIRAASVHLSQQGG; encoded by the exons ATGAGACCTTCAATTTCAAAGCAGGGAACTGCAGACAATAGTAATAAGGGCCTCACCGGTCACACCTGCACCCTCCATCAGCGTCTCAATCATGCTCTGAACCTCGGCACCAG AATTAATCACGACAAGGTGAAAAAATGGCAGTGTGTCGATATCGAGATACAAAGACATGTGCTCCACTCAATAGCTGCATTTCTCGATTCTGTTTCTGGGGATACGCGGCACCATCCACATGTGAAG GCTTCAGTTGTTGACATTGTTGGCGCATTGGTTTGGATGCTTCAATCTGACAATGGATCCATGTTGAGGATGGCAGCGGATGTGACAGTAAAATTAGTCAGTATTTTCCCCAAATCAGTACTGCAGCTTTATGTGTTAGAGCTTGTTAATCCTTTGTCATCTTTGTTATCTTCGCACCAAACAGAAGTAGCTATTTTATCTGCAACAGCATTGAATCTTATTCTTTCAAACCTCAGTACCAAGAGTGAGAAAGACGTTTGGGAAATTCTTAGGAAAACAGAAAGTGTATCTCAAGTTGTCAGTAATTTACGGTTTTTTCCTGGATGTACAAAGACACTGAAATATTTCCAACAGATGGCTTTACTTTTGAGCACAATACTATGGTGGTGGCCGTCATCCAGGTTTTCTGTTTGGAGTGATACTAAACTGATGAATGGCTTAAATGAAATGTTAAAGCTAGATATTGATGAAAAAGTTGCAGTTTTGAAGTTGTATTCTTCTTTAG CTTTATGTGGTATTGGGGCCAAAAAAGTATTGGAAAGTGGAGAGATCCTCGAACAGATGGTGCAATGCATGGACAACTCTCATCCACACTCAATTCGCATTGAAGGATTCAAGTTAGCCCAGTGCCTAGTG ATAAATGAAGAAATATGCTTACTAATGATGAGCTTAGGTTACAAACCTATCATCAAAGCCATAATTTCTGGAATGAGTGAGTGGAACTCACATTCTAGAAAGGTCAGCAATGACCAGATGTCTTTGCTAGAGGAGGCATGTCGCTTGGCTCTGATAACTCGTTGGGAAGGGGAGCATCACATTTATATGTGGAAACAAGGGATTGACAAAATCCTTCTTGATCTTCTCCTTGAAAATTTTCACAACCAACCATACAAATGTTCCATGTCATTGGATGAGCAAATGGTTATTGCCAAGGAGGGTCTCAATGCCAATTATCTTCTTGTTCTGAGGAGTTATATCTGGGATATTCTTGGATGGCTTGCAATACATTGTGGGGAGGATTTCAACCCTGAAAGGGAAATCTATATTAACATCCTCATCACATGTGCTTG TTTGACCTTTGTTGATGCAATTCAAAAGTGgcataaaatatatgaaaatgataTTGCTGGTGCCTTCAGACGTGAATCGGCTACAAGGGCAGTTTCAATGATGATTTATTCACCCTGTAAATACATTGCGTCGAAGACCAGATTCATATTGTCCGAAATACTAGGACTAGATGGAGGGGAGTATTTGAAAACCTTACTGGGTTTCCTAAATAATTTGTCATCTGGGAATTATTTTGGAGTTCCAGATAAACTCCAAATTATTGTTTATTTAATGGGATTAGCATGCTATTCAGCTTTGCCACAGTACCAAGTCTCAGGTAAAAAATGTGTAAAAACATTATTGGCTTTTATAAGGTGGTGCTTAACTAATAATTTCCATTTAGAAAGATCAAGCTTTGCTCCTCATCTGCATAATCCATTCCATGAGAGGATTTGCTGTTGGGTTTCTGCAGAAGACTGGGAAGGCAAAGACATTCTTTTGTTTTACAGTTTGTGGGGGCTGGCTGAGTGGATACAGCATTGGGGATGCTTAGGAAATAACCTAGACCAAACTTCTGGTGAGATGAGACCAATAGAAGCTCAACTTGTTAGTGAACTTCAGGATATCTGTAACAACAGTCGTACTCCTGGAGTGCAATGGTATGCTGCATATGTTCTTAGTTATTTTGGATATTATGGTTTTCCAAGTAAACTTGGGAAAAAGATTGGCAAGGCACTTACTGAGAAGGATTATGCTGACATACAACTCATTCTTGCAAATGGAGAGTGTTTGAGGGTCCATGGTGTTGTGCTTGCAACTCAATGTCCATCATTGTTGCCTTCTGAAGTGCTGTTTCCCAGCGAGGTAACATGTGATGAATCTTCAGTGACATGCTCTATGGAAATCTGTAAAAAGTTCTGTAAAGACATAAGGTTATCTGTTCATGTTGATCACCAAGCGTTGGTTATGTTGTTGGAGTATATCTATTTGGGATATCTACAAGCAGGACAAGAACTTGTAAAGAAGTTGAGGACTCTTGCCAAACGTTGTAATCTACAGTCTTTGTTACAGATGCTTTATAGGAAACGTCCCAAGTGGGGCTCTGCTCACCCCAGCCTTGATCTTAGTGCAGCTCTTCGTCTGTCTGGGTGTCGTTTCTC aGATGTCATCTTAGAAGCTAAGACAACTGAGCTTTTGGGCTGGACATGTGGTATTTGCTTTCGCTCGGTGCCACATATGCACGTTCACAAAGTTATTTTGTCATCAAGTTGTGATTATTTGCGGGCCTTGTTACAGTCAGGAATGCAAGAGAG CCATTCACAAACCATAAAGAGCTCTATTAGTTGGGAAGCAATGGTTAAACTAGTCAACTGCTTCTATTGTGGTAAGCTGCCAAAGCCTCCCTCTGGATGTTTATGGAATAATATGGACACCGAAGAAAAGTTACATGAGCTGCAGCCATATGTAGAGCTCTGTTGGCTTTCTGAGTTCTGGCTCATGGAAGATATTCAGACAGCATGCTTCGATGTGATCATATCAACTCTCAGTTCTGCCAAAGAGTTGTCTATTAAGATACTACAAATTGCTGCCAATTTTTCTCTGTGGAAGTTGGCCGAAGTTGCAGCAACTTATGCAGCCCCTTTATATCGCCAACTGTGTGATTCTGGTGAACTCGACGCACTTGATGAAATGCTGGTTGAGATGATTCGTGCAGCCTCTGTTCATCTCTCTCAACAGGGTG GTTAG
- the LOC103454491 gene encoding BTB/POZ domain-containing protein At1g04390 isoform X1, with the protein MRPSISKQGTADNSNKGLTGHTCTLHQRLNHALNLGTRINHDKVKKWQCVDIEIQRHVLHSIAAFLDSVSGDTRHHPHVKASVVDIVGALVWMLQSDNGSMLRMAADVTVKLVSIFPKSVLQLYVLELVNPLSSLLSSHQTEVAILSATALNLILSNLSTKSEKDVWEILRKTESVSQVVSNLRFFPGCTKTLKYFQQMALLLSTILWWWPSSRFSVWSDTKLMNGLNEMLKLDIDEKVAVLKLYSSLALCGIGAKKVLESGEILEQMVQCMDNSHPHSIRIEGFKLAQCLVINEEICLLMMSLGYKPIIKAIISGMSEWNSHSRKVSNDQMSLLEEACRLALITRWEGEHHIYMWKQGIDKILLDLLLENFHNQPYKCSMSLDEQMVIAKEGLNANYLLVLRSYIWDILGWLAIHCGEDFNPEREIYINILITCACLTFVDAIQKWHKIYENDIAGAFRRESATRAVSMMIYSPCKYIASKTRFILSEILGLDGGEYLKTLLGFLNNLSSGNYFGVPDKLQIIVYLMGLACYSALPQYQVSGKKCVKTLLAFIRWCLTNNFHLERSSFAPHLHNPFHERICCWVSAEDWEGKDILLFYSLWGLAEWIQHWGCLGNNLDQTSGEMRPIEAQLVSELQDICNNSRTPGVQWYAAYVLSYFGYYGFPSKLGKKIGKALTEKDYADIQLILANGECLRVHGVVLATQCPSLLPSEVLFPSEVTCDESSVTCSMEICKKFCKDIRLSVHVDHQALVMLLEYIYLGYLQAGQELVKKLRTLAKRCNLQSLLQMLYRKRPKWGSAHPSLDLSAALRLSGCRFSDVILEAKTTELLGWTCGICFRSVPHMHVHKVILSSSCDYLRALLQSGMQESHSQTIKSSISWEAMVKLVNCFYCGKLPKPPSGCLWNNMDTEEKLHELQPYVELCWLSEFWLMEDIQTACFDVIISTLSSAKELSIKILQIAANFSLWKLAEVAATYAAPLYRQLCDSGELDALDEMLVEMIRAASVHLSQQGGNQC; encoded by the exons ATGAGACCTTCAATTTCAAAGCAGGGAACTGCAGACAATAGTAATAAGGGCCTCACCGGTCACACCTGCACCCTCCATCAGCGTCTCAATCATGCTCTGAACCTCGGCACCAG AATTAATCACGACAAGGTGAAAAAATGGCAGTGTGTCGATATCGAGATACAAAGACATGTGCTCCACTCAATAGCTGCATTTCTCGATTCTGTTTCTGGGGATACGCGGCACCATCCACATGTGAAG GCTTCAGTTGTTGACATTGTTGGCGCATTGGTTTGGATGCTTCAATCTGACAATGGATCCATGTTGAGGATGGCAGCGGATGTGACAGTAAAATTAGTCAGTATTTTCCCCAAATCAGTACTGCAGCTTTATGTGTTAGAGCTTGTTAATCCTTTGTCATCTTTGTTATCTTCGCACCAAACAGAAGTAGCTATTTTATCTGCAACAGCATTGAATCTTATTCTTTCAAACCTCAGTACCAAGAGTGAGAAAGACGTTTGGGAAATTCTTAGGAAAACAGAAAGTGTATCTCAAGTTGTCAGTAATTTACGGTTTTTTCCTGGATGTACAAAGACACTGAAATATTTCCAACAGATGGCTTTACTTTTGAGCACAATACTATGGTGGTGGCCGTCATCCAGGTTTTCTGTTTGGAGTGATACTAAACTGATGAATGGCTTAAATGAAATGTTAAAGCTAGATATTGATGAAAAAGTTGCAGTTTTGAAGTTGTATTCTTCTTTAG CTTTATGTGGTATTGGGGCCAAAAAAGTATTGGAAAGTGGAGAGATCCTCGAACAGATGGTGCAATGCATGGACAACTCTCATCCACACTCAATTCGCATTGAAGGATTCAAGTTAGCCCAGTGCCTAGTG ATAAATGAAGAAATATGCTTACTAATGATGAGCTTAGGTTACAAACCTATCATCAAAGCCATAATTTCTGGAATGAGTGAGTGGAACTCACATTCTAGAAAGGTCAGCAATGACCAGATGTCTTTGCTAGAGGAGGCATGTCGCTTGGCTCTGATAACTCGTTGGGAAGGGGAGCATCACATTTATATGTGGAAACAAGGGATTGACAAAATCCTTCTTGATCTTCTCCTTGAAAATTTTCACAACCAACCATACAAATGTTCCATGTCATTGGATGAGCAAATGGTTATTGCCAAGGAGGGTCTCAATGCCAATTATCTTCTTGTTCTGAGGAGTTATATCTGGGATATTCTTGGATGGCTTGCAATACATTGTGGGGAGGATTTCAACCCTGAAAGGGAAATCTATATTAACATCCTCATCACATGTGCTTG TTTGACCTTTGTTGATGCAATTCAAAAGTGgcataaaatatatgaaaatgataTTGCTGGTGCCTTCAGACGTGAATCGGCTACAAGGGCAGTTTCAATGATGATTTATTCACCCTGTAAATACATTGCGTCGAAGACCAGATTCATATTGTCCGAAATACTAGGACTAGATGGAGGGGAGTATTTGAAAACCTTACTGGGTTTCCTAAATAATTTGTCATCTGGGAATTATTTTGGAGTTCCAGATAAACTCCAAATTATTGTTTATTTAATGGGATTAGCATGCTATTCAGCTTTGCCACAGTACCAAGTCTCAGGTAAAAAATGTGTAAAAACATTATTGGCTTTTATAAGGTGGTGCTTAACTAATAATTTCCATTTAGAAAGATCAAGCTTTGCTCCTCATCTGCATAATCCATTCCATGAGAGGATTTGCTGTTGGGTTTCTGCAGAAGACTGGGAAGGCAAAGACATTCTTTTGTTTTACAGTTTGTGGGGGCTGGCTGAGTGGATACAGCATTGGGGATGCTTAGGAAATAACCTAGACCAAACTTCTGGTGAGATGAGACCAATAGAAGCTCAACTTGTTAGTGAACTTCAGGATATCTGTAACAACAGTCGTACTCCTGGAGTGCAATGGTATGCTGCATATGTTCTTAGTTATTTTGGATATTATGGTTTTCCAAGTAAACTTGGGAAAAAGATTGGCAAGGCACTTACTGAGAAGGATTATGCTGACATACAACTCATTCTTGCAAATGGAGAGTGTTTGAGGGTCCATGGTGTTGTGCTTGCAACTCAATGTCCATCATTGTTGCCTTCTGAAGTGCTGTTTCCCAGCGAGGTAACATGTGATGAATCTTCAGTGACATGCTCTATGGAAATCTGTAAAAAGTTCTGTAAAGACATAAGGTTATCTGTTCATGTTGATCACCAAGCGTTGGTTATGTTGTTGGAGTATATCTATTTGGGATATCTACAAGCAGGACAAGAACTTGTAAAGAAGTTGAGGACTCTTGCCAAACGTTGTAATCTACAGTCTTTGTTACAGATGCTTTATAGGAAACGTCCCAAGTGGGGCTCTGCTCACCCCAGCCTTGATCTTAGTGCAGCTCTTCGTCTGTCTGGGTGTCGTTTCTC aGATGTCATCTTAGAAGCTAAGACAACTGAGCTTTTGGGCTGGACATGTGGTATTTGCTTTCGCTCGGTGCCACATATGCACGTTCACAAAGTTATTTTGTCATCAAGTTGTGATTATTTGCGGGCCTTGTTACAGTCAGGAATGCAAGAGAG CCATTCACAAACCATAAAGAGCTCTATTAGTTGGGAAGCAATGGTTAAACTAGTCAACTGCTTCTATTGTGGTAAGCTGCCAAAGCCTCCCTCTGGATGTTTATGGAATAATATGGACACCGAAGAAAAGTTACATGAGCTGCAGCCATATGTAGAGCTCTGTTGGCTTTCTGAGTTCTGGCTCATGGAAGATATTCAGACAGCATGCTTCGATGTGATCATATCAACTCTCAGTTCTGCCAAAGAGTTGTCTATTAAGATACTACAAATTGCTGCCAATTTTTCTCTGTGGAAGTTGGCCGAAGTTGCAGCAACTTATGCAGCCCCTTTATATCGCCAACTGTGTGATTCTGGTGAACTCGACGCACTTGATGAAATGCTGGTTGAGATGATTCGTGCAGCCTCTGTTCATCTCTCTCAACAGGGTGGTAATCAATGTTGA
- the LOC103454491 gene encoding BTB/POZ domain-containing protein At1g04390 isoform X3 — protein sequence MRPSISKQGTADNSNKGLTGHTCTLHQRLNHALNLGTRINHDKVKKWQCVDIEIQRHVLHSIAAFLDSVSGDTRHHPHVKASVVDIVGALVWMLQSDNGSMLRMAADVTVKLVSIFPKSVLQLYVLELVNPLSSLLSSHQTEVAILSATALNLILSNLSTKSEKDVWEILRKTESVSQVVSNLRFFPGCTKTLKYFQQMALLLSTILWWWPSSRFSVWSDTKLMNGLNEMLKLDIDEKVAVLKLYSSLALCGIGAKKVLESGEILEQMVQCMDNSHPHSIRIEGFKLAQCLVINEEICLLMMSLGYKPIIKAIISGMSEWNSHSRKVSNDQMSLLEEACRLALITRWEGEHHIYMWKQGIDKILLDLLLENFHNQPYKCSMSLDEQMVIAKEGLNANYLLVLRSYIWDILGWLAIHCGEDFNPEREIYINILITCACLTFVDAIQKWHKIYENDIAGAFRRESATRAVSMMIYSPCKYIASKTRFILSEILGLDGGEYLKTLLGFLNNLSSGNYFGVPDKLQIIVYLMGLACYSALPQYQVSGKKCVKTLLAFIRWCLTNNFHLERSSFAPHLHNPFHERICCWVSAEDWEGKDILLFYSLWGLAEWIQHWGCLGNNLDQTSGEMRPIEAQLVSELQDICNNSRTPGVQWYAAYVLSYFGYYGFPSKLGKKIGKALTEKDYADIQLILANGECLRVHGVVLATQCPSLLPSEVLFPSEVTCDESSVTCSMEICKKFCKDIRLSVHVDHQALVMLLEYIYLGYLQAGQELVKKLRTLAKRCNLQSLLQMLYRKRPKWGSAHPSLDLSAALRLSGCRFSDVILEAKTTELLGWTCGICFRSVPHMHVHKVILSSSCDYLRALLQSGMQESHSQTIKSSISWEAMVKLVNCFYCGKLPKPPSGCLWNNMDTEEKLHELQPYVELCWLSEFWLMEDIQTACFDVIISTLSSAKELSIKILQIAANFSLWKLAEVAATYAAPLYRQLCDSGELDALDEMLVEMIRAASVHLSQQG from the exons ATGAGACCTTCAATTTCAAAGCAGGGAACTGCAGACAATAGTAATAAGGGCCTCACCGGTCACACCTGCACCCTCCATCAGCGTCTCAATCATGCTCTGAACCTCGGCACCAG AATTAATCACGACAAGGTGAAAAAATGGCAGTGTGTCGATATCGAGATACAAAGACATGTGCTCCACTCAATAGCTGCATTTCTCGATTCTGTTTCTGGGGATACGCGGCACCATCCACATGTGAAG GCTTCAGTTGTTGACATTGTTGGCGCATTGGTTTGGATGCTTCAATCTGACAATGGATCCATGTTGAGGATGGCAGCGGATGTGACAGTAAAATTAGTCAGTATTTTCCCCAAATCAGTACTGCAGCTTTATGTGTTAGAGCTTGTTAATCCTTTGTCATCTTTGTTATCTTCGCACCAAACAGAAGTAGCTATTTTATCTGCAACAGCATTGAATCTTATTCTTTCAAACCTCAGTACCAAGAGTGAGAAAGACGTTTGGGAAATTCTTAGGAAAACAGAAAGTGTATCTCAAGTTGTCAGTAATTTACGGTTTTTTCCTGGATGTACAAAGACACTGAAATATTTCCAACAGATGGCTTTACTTTTGAGCACAATACTATGGTGGTGGCCGTCATCCAGGTTTTCTGTTTGGAGTGATACTAAACTGATGAATGGCTTAAATGAAATGTTAAAGCTAGATATTGATGAAAAAGTTGCAGTTTTGAAGTTGTATTCTTCTTTAG CTTTATGTGGTATTGGGGCCAAAAAAGTATTGGAAAGTGGAGAGATCCTCGAACAGATGGTGCAATGCATGGACAACTCTCATCCACACTCAATTCGCATTGAAGGATTCAAGTTAGCCCAGTGCCTAGTG ATAAATGAAGAAATATGCTTACTAATGATGAGCTTAGGTTACAAACCTATCATCAAAGCCATAATTTCTGGAATGAGTGAGTGGAACTCACATTCTAGAAAGGTCAGCAATGACCAGATGTCTTTGCTAGAGGAGGCATGTCGCTTGGCTCTGATAACTCGTTGGGAAGGGGAGCATCACATTTATATGTGGAAACAAGGGATTGACAAAATCCTTCTTGATCTTCTCCTTGAAAATTTTCACAACCAACCATACAAATGTTCCATGTCATTGGATGAGCAAATGGTTATTGCCAAGGAGGGTCTCAATGCCAATTATCTTCTTGTTCTGAGGAGTTATATCTGGGATATTCTTGGATGGCTTGCAATACATTGTGGGGAGGATTTCAACCCTGAAAGGGAAATCTATATTAACATCCTCATCACATGTGCTTG TTTGACCTTTGTTGATGCAATTCAAAAGTGgcataaaatatatgaaaatgataTTGCTGGTGCCTTCAGACGTGAATCGGCTACAAGGGCAGTTTCAATGATGATTTATTCACCCTGTAAATACATTGCGTCGAAGACCAGATTCATATTGTCCGAAATACTAGGACTAGATGGAGGGGAGTATTTGAAAACCTTACTGGGTTTCCTAAATAATTTGTCATCTGGGAATTATTTTGGAGTTCCAGATAAACTCCAAATTATTGTTTATTTAATGGGATTAGCATGCTATTCAGCTTTGCCACAGTACCAAGTCTCAGGTAAAAAATGTGTAAAAACATTATTGGCTTTTATAAGGTGGTGCTTAACTAATAATTTCCATTTAGAAAGATCAAGCTTTGCTCCTCATCTGCATAATCCATTCCATGAGAGGATTTGCTGTTGGGTTTCTGCAGAAGACTGGGAAGGCAAAGACATTCTTTTGTTTTACAGTTTGTGGGGGCTGGCTGAGTGGATACAGCATTGGGGATGCTTAGGAAATAACCTAGACCAAACTTCTGGTGAGATGAGACCAATAGAAGCTCAACTTGTTAGTGAACTTCAGGATATCTGTAACAACAGTCGTACTCCTGGAGTGCAATGGTATGCTGCATATGTTCTTAGTTATTTTGGATATTATGGTTTTCCAAGTAAACTTGGGAAAAAGATTGGCAAGGCACTTACTGAGAAGGATTATGCTGACATACAACTCATTCTTGCAAATGGAGAGTGTTTGAGGGTCCATGGTGTTGTGCTTGCAACTCAATGTCCATCATTGTTGCCTTCTGAAGTGCTGTTTCCCAGCGAGGTAACATGTGATGAATCTTCAGTGACATGCTCTATGGAAATCTGTAAAAAGTTCTGTAAAGACATAAGGTTATCTGTTCATGTTGATCACCAAGCGTTGGTTATGTTGTTGGAGTATATCTATTTGGGATATCTACAAGCAGGACAAGAACTTGTAAAGAAGTTGAGGACTCTTGCCAAACGTTGTAATCTACAGTCTTTGTTACAGATGCTTTATAGGAAACGTCCCAAGTGGGGCTCTGCTCACCCCAGCCTTGATCTTAGTGCAGCTCTTCGTCTGTCTGGGTGTCGTTTCTC aGATGTCATCTTAGAAGCTAAGACAACTGAGCTTTTGGGCTGGACATGTGGTATTTGCTTTCGCTCGGTGCCACATATGCACGTTCACAAAGTTATTTTGTCATCAAGTTGTGATTATTTGCGGGCCTTGTTACAGTCAGGAATGCAAGAGAG CCATTCACAAACCATAAAGAGCTCTATTAGTTGGGAAGCAATGGTTAAACTAGTCAACTGCTTCTATTGTGGTAAGCTGCCAAAGCCTCCCTCTGGATGTTTATGGAATAATATGGACACCGAAGAAAAGTTACATGAGCTGCAGCCATATGTAGAGCTCTGTTGGCTTTCTGAGTTCTGGCTCATGGAAGATATTCAGACAGCATGCTTCGATGTGATCATATCAACTCTCAGTTCTGCCAAAGAGTTGTCTATTAAGATACTACAAATTGCTGCCAATTTTTCTCTGTGGAAGTTGGCCGAAGTTGCAGCAACTTATGCAGCCCCTTTATATCGCCAACTGTGTGATTCTGGTGAACTCGACGCACTTGATGAAATGCTGGTTGAGATGATTCGTGCAGCCTCTGTTCATCTCTCTCAACAGG GTTAG
- the LOC103426761 gene encoding glycosyltransferase 6-like yields the protein MGSSEFSLFQPSPKRSVLHKAPSLIADGFLFVGGASLALSVVWALLTFINPTTISFDNIIAWNAGPCGPDLRSDPPEPTFYDDENLSYAFGEPVKDWDSKRREWLKLHPSFAAGAAVDNRVLLVTGSQPTVCKNPVGDHLQLRLFKNKVDYCRIHGLDIFYNNVLLDPKGTGFWAKYPLLRAAMLAHPESEWIWWVDSDAVLTDMEFKLPLEKYKDHNLVVHGWWNMLYEQKSWTSLNAGVLLIRNCQWSLNLLDKWASMGPQGPDPKNWGKIQKSLIKDKAYPGSDDQSALIYLLIKEKSKWADKIYLESEYNLHGYWLGIVDGLDGISKGYLEIDREVDLLRRRHAEKVSLFYGQMREKYMRERGIWRENKRRPFVTHFTGCEPCSGEHNGMYTWEACWNGMQKALNFADNQVLRRFGFVHPDLLNSSWVSPLPFDFPDA from the coding sequence ATGGGTTCCTCAGAATTCTCTCTCTTCCAACCATCACCAAAACGCTCCGTTCTCCACAAAGCCCCTTCCCTAATAGCAGATGGCTTTCTCTTCGTCGGAGGTGCATCGTTGGCTCTCTCTGTTGTCTGGGCTCTCCTCACCTTCATAAACCCCACCACCATAAGCTTCGACAACATCATCGCATGGAACGCCGGGCCATGCGGACCCGACTTGCGCTCTGACCCGCCGGAACCCACGTTCTACGACGACGAAAATCTCAGCTACGCGTTTGGGGAACCAGTGAAGGATTGGGACTCCAAGCGCAGAGAGTGGCTGAAGCTCCACCCTTCATTCGCTGCCGGAGCCGCCGTGGACAACAGAGTTCTTCTCGTGACTGGGTCACAGCCCACAGTGTGCAAAAACCCAGTTGGGGACCACTTGCAGCTGAGGCTCTTTAAGAACAAAGTTGATTACTGTAGGATTCATGGGCTCGACATATTTTACAACAATGTTTTGCTGGATCCCAAGGGTACTGGGTTCTGGGCTAAATATCCGCTTTTGAGAGCGGCTATGTTGGCCCATCCCGAGTCTGAGTGGATCTGGTGGGTCGACTCAGACGCGGTTCTCACCGACATGGAGTTCAAGCTTCCGTTGGAGAAGTACAAAGACCACAACTTGGTCGTGCATGGGTGGTGGAACATGTTGTATGAGCAGAAGAGCTGGACGAGCCTCAACGCTGGGGTTTTGTTAATAAGAAACTGTCAGTGGTCACTGAACTTGCTCGATAAGTGGGCCAGCATGGGCCCACAGGGTCCCGATCCCAAAAACTGGGGGAAGATCCAAAAGTCCTTGATCAAGGACAAAGCATATCCAGGCTCTGACGATCAGTCGGCTCTGATTTATCTCTTGATAAAGGAGAAGTCGAAATGGGCGGATAAGATTTACTTAGAGAGCGAGTACAACTTGCATGGGTACTGGCTGGGGATAGTGGACGGGCTTGATGGGATAAGCAAAGGGTACCTGGAGATTGACAGGGAGGTGGATTTGCTAAGGAGGAGGCATGCAGAGAAGGTCAGCTTGTTTTATGGTCAAATGAGAGAGAAgtacatgagagagagagggatttgGAGAGAGAATAAGAGGAGGCCATTTGTGACGCATTTCACAGGGTGTGAGCCTTGCAGTGGAGAGCACAATGGAATGTACACTTGGGAGGCTTGTTGGAACGGGATGCAAAAAGCTTTGAATTTTGCAGATAATCAAGTGCTTAGAAGATTTGGGTTTGTTCATCCAGACCTACTCAATTCTTCTTGGGTTTCtcctttgccatttgatttccCAGATGCTTGA